The DNA sequence GAAGTCACCGTAGGAATCGACATTCTTGAATGGCATCTGATCAATGGCGCCCACCGCCAGCACGCCAGGCGTCGCCGCCAGCCGGTCTGCCACTTCGCGCAGCAGCCGGGCATTGTCCGACAGGTCCGCCGTCTTCCGATCGGGCGGCTGAATCGGCACAGCCACCACATGCTCAGGCCGGAACCCCGGATCCGTCTGGAACGCCGCCAGCAGGCTGCGCACCAGCAGGCCTGCGCCAATCGAGAGCACTACCGCCATCGCCACCTGGCCCACCACCAGCAGCTTGCGCGTCCGCCCTCGCACGGAACTGCCGCGCGAGGCTCGGCCGCCTGTCCGAATCGCCTGCGCCACATTCAGACGCGTCGATTGGATCGCCGGAGCCAGCCCGAAGAGCACCGCCGTCAAGCCCGCCGCGGCCACTGAGAACGCCAGCACGCGCAGATCCAACCCGATTCCGCCCAGGCTCTCTGCCGCCGGAAACACCGTCAACAGCCACTCGAAGCTCAACCGCGCCACCAACAATCCGGTGAGCGCGCTACCCAGAGCCAGCAACAGGCTCTCCGTCAGAAGTTGCCTCACCAGTTCCAGCCGGCTCGCGCCCAGCGCGGTTCGGATCGCGATCTCCCGTTGGCGAACCGCGGCGCGCGCCAGCAGCAGCCCCGCGACATTCGCGCAGGCAATCAGCAGCAACAGGCCCACCGCTCCGAACATCAGCAACGCCGGTTGACGGATGCCGCCGCTCATGAATTCGCGCAACGGAACCACACTGGCGCTGTTGCCCCCATTGGCGCCTGGATACTCCTTGGCCAGTTGGGCGGCGATCTGCTGCATCTCAGTCCGCGCCTGGGTCACGCTCACCCCGGGCTTCAGCCGCGCAATCACGCCGGTGGAGCTGTGATTCTCCCGCATGTTCAGCCCGTACTTGTTCTGGCCGAACGCGATGGGCACAAACACATCCGCGCTCCGGTGCCATTGAAACGACCCGGCGACCCCTACAATCGTCCACATCTGGTCATCGATCTGGAGCGTACGCCCGGTCACCCCGGGATCCCCGGCAAAGTGCGACTGCCAGAACCGGTAGGACAGAATCGCGACGGGCTCGGCCCCCGCCCGGTCGTCACTCTCCGAGAAGCCGCGGCCAATCGCGGGCGGCACACCATAGGTCTTGTGAAAACCGGACGACACATAGCCGACGCGAATCCGTTCGTACCCGCCGCTTTGCCGCAGCGTCTCCTCGAAGGACCCGCCAATCGCCATCGACTCGAACGACTGGCTCTGCTTCTGCCAGTCGACAAAATTCGGATAGGCGACCGGCATGCTGCCGCCACTGGGTGGAGTCTCCTGGAGTTGCACCAGCCGTTCCGGTTCGGGCAGCCGCAGAGGCCGCAGGAATGCCGCATCCACCACCGTAAACATGGCTACATTCGAGCCAATCCCGATGCCCAGCACCGCAATGACGACCAAACTGAACCCCAGGCTGTTGCGCAGGCTGCGGAAGCCATACCGCACGTCCCTCCACAACCCGCTCCCCGGCAGCACCCGGTCGCGCGCTTCCCGCCGCTCCACGGCACGCAGTTCGCTCGCCAGCGTCTCCCGGCCGCTCAGCTCTTCCAGCGTGATCCGCACGGCCTCGGCTTCCTCTTGCCCGCCGCTGCGCAGTTCCCGGTAGCGATCCTCGGCATGCTGCGCAAACTCCTCGACAATCTCCTCCTCGCGTTCCGGCTGCAGATGCAGGCTCGCCAGTTGCTCGCGAATCAGTTGCTGCCAATCAGGCATTTTCGACCCCCGTGATCCGGCCAATCGCCGCTACAAACGCCTGCCACCCTTCGCGTTGCGCCGCCAGCACTTTCACGCCATTGGCCGTCAGCTGGTAATACCGGCGCCGCCGCTGCCCGCTCTTCTCCACCCAACGCCCCTGAATCCAGCCCCGCTTCTCCAACCGGTACAGCAACGGGTAGAGCGACGCCGCATGGAACCGGATGCCCCCCTCGGAACGATGCTCAATCAGCTTGCTGATCTCGTAACCATGCCGCGGGATGCCCTCCAGCAACGAGAGGATCAGCAACTCCGCGCTCCCCTTTTTCCACTCGGCGTCAATTGATTTGGTTGCCATATATCGCTCTCCCATATATCGTAGTCACGACTCCCAAGCCGGTCAAGTAAACTGTGTGCCACACCGCGCCCATCCGGATTCACAGCTCATGCTCGAGATGGGCAAGTACAACGAAGAGCTTGCGTCCACGGGTTAAGGCCGGTGTGATCGGTAGCAGTTTCCGTTACCGATCCACATCAGGTCTTCCATCGCGCCATCGACGCCGTATGACGTAGGATCGGGCTGCGCGGCGGCCGGCGGACGTAGCGCTGCGGCGCGATCTATTTGGCGGTCGCGGGTCGCTTGAGGATTGCTGCAAGATCCGGGAAGCCGGCCCGCTCCGCCGCTTCGAGCGGCGTGCGCCCCTGGGCGTCTTTCAGTGTCACATCCGCCCCGAGCGCCACAAGCGCTTCGAC is a window from the uncultured Paludibaculum sp. genome containing:
- a CDS encoding ABC transporter permease, which produces MPDWQQLIREQLASLHLQPEREEEIVEEFAQHAEDRYRELRSGGQEEAEAVRITLEELSGRETLASELRAVERREARDRVLPGSGLWRDVRYGFRSLRNSLGFSLVVIAVLGIGIGSNVAMFTVVDAAFLRPLRLPEPERLVQLQETPPSGGSMPVAYPNFVDWQKQSQSFESMAIGGSFEETLRQSGGYERIRVGYVSSGFHKTYGVPPAIGRGFSESDDRAGAEPVAILSYRFWQSHFAGDPGVTGRTLQIDDQMWTIVGVAGSFQWHRSADVFVPIAFGQNKYGLNMRENHSSTGVIARLKPGVSVTQARTEMQQIAAQLAKEYPGANGGNSASVVPLREFMSGGIRQPALLMFGAVGLLLLIACANVAGLLLARAAVRQREIAIRTALGASRLELVRQLLTESLLLALGSALTGLLVARLSFEWLLTVFPAAESLGGIGLDLRVLAFSVAAAGLTAVLFGLAPAIQSTRLNVAQAIRTGGRASRGSSVRGRTRKLLVVGQVAMAVVLSIGAGLLVRSLLAAFQTDPGFRPEHVVAVPIQPPDRKTADLSDNARLLREVADRLAATPGVLAVGAIDQMPFKNVDSYGDFYRDDRPMPAPAALPNAMKASATSGYFAAMGIPLLKGRLFVPADGYLPSLPRDLARILAYLRTVEMAAVINQTMARRYWPGEDPVGKTFRFGPPSMKGPRVRIIGVVGDSRQHGLDQPIEPQYYFSANLFPILSATIVVRTTREPAEVGSLIRAIVNESQPEAMVTQVETLETLMDRSLSGRRNNVLLLGLFSAIALLLAAFGLYATMAYTVAQRTQEMGLRMALGAAAADVRGLVVREGLLLACAGVVMGLLAAVVGARVLASMLYGVAATDAMTYAGAATLMVAITLAASYVPAWRASRVDPMTALRSE
- a CDS encoding PadR family transcriptional regulator; the protein is MATKSIDAEWKKGSAELLILSLLEGIPRHGYEISKLIEHRSEGGIRFHAASLYPLLYRLEKRGWIQGRWVEKSGQRRRRYYQLTANGVKVLAAQREGWQAFVAAIGRITGVENA